In one Bacillus mesophilus genomic region, the following are encoded:
- a CDS encoding phosphoribosylanthranilate isomerase: protein MTRPLLKFCGNRSYGDWCYVVDSMADVLGVIFAPSKRNVTKEQVKAWLETKPLPPTKRLAGIFVNESLETIKETCEEIPLQIIQCHGIETPADLKEIKKATGLVVWKAIHHDDTSLEYMRTFQSIADGYVVDTKSPKAWGGTGQSFDWASIPNYLKEAEIQGVPCFIAGGVKVENIKELLEFNPIGIDLASGIEVNEQKNKDLIQRIENEVDYYVNNNIS, encoded by the coding sequence TTGACTAGACCGCTACTTAAATTTTGTGGAAACCGAAGCTATGGAGACTGGTGTTATGTCGTAGATAGTATGGCTGATGTTCTTGGTGTTATTTTCGCACCTAGTAAAAGAAACGTCACAAAAGAACAGGTGAAAGCATGGCTAGAGACAAAACCATTACCTCCAACAAAACGGCTAGCTGGTATTTTTGTAAATGAAAGCTTAGAGACCATTAAGGAAACATGTGAGGAAATTCCACTACAGATTATTCAATGCCACGGTATAGAAACGCCGGCAGATTTAAAGGAGATTAAGAAAGCTACAGGACTAGTTGTATGGAAAGCTATTCATCATGATGATACGTCATTGGAATATATGAGAACCTTTCAATCTATTGCAGATGGTTATGTCGTGGATACTAAATCTCCAAAGGCATGGGGAGGTACTGGTCAATCCTTTGACTGGGCATCTATTCCAAACTATCTAAAGGAAGCCGAAATACAAGGAGTACCGTGCTTTATTGCCGGTGGAGTAAAGGTCGAAAATATAAAAGAACTCTTAGAATTTAATCCTATCGGTATTGATCTTGCTTCTGGTATAGAAGTAAATGAGCAAAAGAATAAGGATTTAATACAGAGAATAGAAAATGAGGTTGATTACTATGTTAACAACAACATATCCTGA
- the trpC gene encoding indole-3-glycerol phosphate synthase TrpC: protein MLSKIIQVKNEEMQQFQLPVEQEFTHYSLYEALKNANREIGLIAEVKKASPSKGVIREDFHPVSIATQYVEAKADAISVLTDEQFFQGHKQYLSNVKQVVNVPVLRKDFIVDRKQLLESKYMGADAILLIGEVLEPLKLKEFYLEAQELGIECLVEVHSIQTVEALLKEIAPKIIGINNRDLSTFETSLEHTKEIIAYLPTSSLVISESGLHTYEDLQFVKNAGAHAVLVGEAFMREKNPGDGILKLFGEGKVD, encoded by the coding sequence TAAAATCATTCAAGTTAAAAATGAAGAAATGCAACAGTTTCAGCTCCCAGTAGAGCAGGAGTTTACTCATTATTCTTTATATGAAGCACTTAAGAATGCAAATAGAGAGATCGGTTTAATTGCTGAAGTGAAAAAGGCGTCTCCTTCTAAGGGTGTAATTAGAGAAGACTTTCACCCTGTTAGTATTGCGACGCAGTATGTGGAGGCTAAGGCAGATGCCATTTCTGTACTAACGGATGAGCAGTTCTTTCAAGGACATAAACAATATCTATCAAACGTTAAACAAGTGGTCAATGTACCAGTCCTTCGTAAGGATTTCATCGTTGATAGAAAGCAGCTTCTTGAAAGTAAATATATGGGTGCAGATGCTATTTTATTAATTGGAGAAGTTCTTGAACCACTCAAGTTAAAGGAATTCTATTTAGAAGCACAAGAACTTGGAATTGAGTGTTTAGTTGAAGTTCATTCAATCCAGACTGTAGAAGCCTTACTAAAAGAAATTGCTCCGAAAATTATTGGTATTAATAACCGGGATTTATCCACTTTTGAAACAAGCCTTGAACATACAAAAGAAATTATAGCCTATCTACCAACATCTAGCTTAGTGATCAGTGAAAGTGGCCTTCACACATACGAGGATTTACAATTTGTGAAGAATGCGGGTGCACACGCAGTATTGGTAGGCGAGGCGTTTATGAGAGAAAAAAATCCAGGAGACGGTATTTTAAAATTGTTTGGAGAAGGTAAAGTTGACTAG